One genomic region from Athalia rosae chromosome 3, iyAthRosa1.1, whole genome shotgun sequence encodes:
- the LOC105685368 gene encoding RNA-binding protein 33-like → MKLPSVGILLCLGLVAVVYSAAIEKKEDAKKLRSIAEADDLAKISEDVGEDLLRDKKSPTTTFCVEIKSGDDEPTIVACDPAKSDIQQPIPPHLPTIILPPPDTPNPHPHPEPPPPQPIYEPIGIISQPQIFPPYYPPQPPTLPPWYPQPVPQTQIIFVKDPNCNSNHGSNPIPSPWSTIPSGGYGTRPKSAMDYDGYKNIEDEMRSFSGLQQLSSNGLYQNPLDLIYTRQGTRPNQNNPQSNQPQINPLSNQSPQFNQQANQPSQHNQQPNQLPQYNQQLDQQNRPTGIMPQPPTPHNPGQNQFDKPLLIQCNPTVIPLSPAAYAAATNSQSNYPNFRTLISGTGGTEPSQFIYQPAISGKQALYTPYGGQDSSYVKNAQYESYAPEGINYQQLQSNKDGFALVSGQGRAAENSQGITAPMVNPGQIPNISTKGMQTGPQAGENAQQSQSSQLTSQNQGSQGEAKELAMDHQQIKDKNMAQVTQDQGTQKQVEFNEQGHQQVVQNVPGIQQHQPQQKSVHDQRMMQSFKSRTNMPQGNILNPSYGYTGKRQADIKHRPSKFE, encoded by the exons ATGAAGTTACCGAGTGTTGGAATATTGCTGTGCCTCGGCCTCGTCGCCGTCGTGTATTCCGCAGCGAttgaaaagaaggaagatGCGAAGAAATTGCGCTCTATAGCGGAAGCTGATGATCTCGCCAAGATCTCCGAAGACGTCGGTGAAGATTTACTGCGTGACAAAAAATCACCAACAACAACATTTTGCGTGGAAATCAAATCTGGAGACGACGAGCCAACCATCGTAGCCTGCGATCCTGCGAAAAGCGATATCCAGCAGCCGATTCCTCCACATCTTCCAACGATTATTTTACCACCTCCTGATACTCCtaatcctcatcctcatcctgaACCTCCTCCTCCACAGCCGATCTACGAACCCATAGGAATCATTTCTCAACCGCAAATATTTCCTCCATATTATCCCCCACAGCCTCCGACGTTACCGCCGTGGTATCCGCAGCCCGTTCCCCAAACGCAAATTATATTCGTCAAAGATCCCAATTGCAATTCCAATCACGGCTCTAATCCAATCCCGAGTCCATGGTCAACCATTCCGTCAGGTGGATACGGGACTAGGCCGAAATCAGCTATGGATTACGATGGGTATAAAAACATTGAGGATGAAATGCGTTCATTCTCGGGATTACAGCAGTTAAGTAGCAACGGATTATACCAAAACCCCCTGGATCTGATATACACGAGACAGGGAACGCGGCCAAATCAAAATAATCCACAATCGAATCAGCCTCAAATTAATCCACTATCGAATCAGTCCCCTCAATTTAATCAACAAGCCAATCAGCCGTCTCAACATAATCAACAACCAAATCAGTTGCCTCAATATAATCAACAGCTGGATCAACAGAACCGTCCAACGGGAATTATGCCACAACCACCAACACCCCACAATCCAGGACAAAACCAGTTCGACAAGCCACTACTCATCCAGTGCAATCCAACGGTGATTCCGTTGTCACCTGCAGCCTATGCAGCGGCTACCAACAGTCAGAGTAATTATCCTAACTTCAGGACCCTAATCTCTGGTACTGGAGGAACGGAACCGTCGCAGTTCATTTATCAGCCGGCTATCTCGGGAAAACAAGCGTTGTACACG CCTTACGGCGGACAAGACAGTTCTTACGTGAAAAACGCCCAGTACGAATCCTACGCACCTGAGGGCATCAATTATCAACAACTTCAAAGTAATAAGGATGGCTTCGCACTTGTCAGTGGACAGGGTCGAGCGGCGGAGAATTCCCAGGGGATTACGGCACCGATGGTGAATCCAGGCCAGATTCCAAACATTTCAACAAAGGGAATGCAGACAGGACCACAGGCGGGGGAAAACGCTCAGCAATCTCAGTCGAGTCAGCTTACCTCACAAAATCAAGGATCGCAAGGGGAAGCAAAGGAGCTGGCTATGGACCACCAACAGATCAAAGATAAGAACATGGCACAAGTAACGCAAGATCAAGGAACTCAGAAGCAAGTTGAATTCAATGAACAAGGACATCAACAGGTCGTGCAAAATGTCCCCGGAATTCAGCAGCATCAACCTCAGCAAAAATCGGTGCACGATCAACGTATGATGCAATCCTTCAAATCTAGGACCAATATGCCTCAGGGAAATATCCTCAATCCCAGCTACGGGTATACAGGTAAACGCCAGGCAGACATTAAGCATCGCCCTTCGAAGTTTGAGTAG
- the LOC105685370 gene encoding uncharacterized protein LOC105685370 isoform X1, with protein sequence MLFRIETNNSKASPGRFIEIPRDGANGVPPASLILWNIGRHLPLASTRRPCPQGNRKKLLIGNKDHDLMGARLSDFVASAPVNASFLLFATEDSIASQATTRFQRCSSHARITSNVQADDCGIPLSLDARRNG encoded by the exons ATGCTTTTCAGGATCGAGACTAACAACTCCAAAGCTTCTCCTGGACGTTTTATAGAAATTCCACGTGATGGAGCAAATGGTGTCCCCCCAGCCTCACTCATACtctg GAATATCGGACGACATCTTCCATTGGCATCTACTCGACGGCCATGTCCGCAAGGAAACCGAAAGAAGCTGCTCATCGGAAATAAGGACCACGATCTTATGGGCGCGCGACTCTCCGACTTCGTTGCTTCGGCGCCTGTGAATGcaagttttttattattcgctaCGGAGGATTCG ATCGCATCTCAAGCCACGACGCGGTTCCAACGATGCTCCAGCCACGCTAGAATTACTTCGAATGTCCAGGCGGATGACTGCGGGATTCCCTTGTCGTTGGATGCGCGAAGAAACGGATGA
- the LOC105685370 gene encoding uncharacterized protein LOC105685370 isoform X2 codes for MLFRIETNNSKASPGRFIEIPRDGANGVPPASLILWNIGRHLPLASTRRPCPQGNRKKLLIGNKDHDLMGARLSDFVASAPVNIASQATTRFQRCSSHARITSNVQADDCGIPLSLDARRNG; via the exons ATGCTTTTCAGGATCGAGACTAACAACTCCAAAGCTTCTCCTGGACGTTTTATAGAAATTCCACGTGATGGAGCAAATGGTGTCCCCCCAGCCTCACTCATACtctg GAATATCGGACGACATCTTCCATTGGCATCTACTCGACGGCCATGTCCGCAAGGAAACCGAAAGAAGCTGCTCATCGGAAATAAGGACCACGATCTTATGGGCGCGCGACTCTCCGACTTCGTTGCTTCGGCGCCTGTGAAT ATCGCATCTCAAGCCACGACGCGGTTCCAACGATGCTCCAGCCACGCTAGAATTACTTCGAATGTCCAGGCGGATGACTGCGGGATTCCCTTGTCGTTGGATGCGCGAAGAAACGGATGA
- the LOC105685372 gene encoding uncharacterized protein LOC105685372 isoform X2, with translation MKILEINFLAVLLASFLILLLAPANCQDEADQLTVEDGQQAAEVEGGQQAAEVEVGQQIAEVEETTKGTAEDEESVVPEGEEPNEGQDPGDSPTGKPPLFKFSTKTMNIIDAPIKACPPGQRRDSSGVCRLMLLF, from the coding sequence ATGAAGATATTAGAGATTAATTTTCTCGCGGTGCTCCTCGCATCTTTCCTCATTTTACTTCTTGCACCCGCAAACTGTCAGGATGAAGCTGATCAACTCACCGTTGAAGATGGGCAACAGGCTGCGGAAGTTGAAGGTGGGCAACAGGCTGCAGAAGTTGAAGTTGGGCAACAGATTGCAGAAGTCGAAGAAACCACCAAAGGCACAGCGGAAGATGAGGAATCAGTTGTTCCTGAGGGCGAGGAACCCAACGAGGGTCAGGATCCCGGTGATTCACCAACAGGAAAACCACctctattcaaattttcaacaaaaacgATGAACATCATCGACGCTCCCATCAAAGCCTGTCCACCGGGGCAGAGAAGAGATTCTTCTGGTGTATGCAGACTGATGCTTCTTTTCTAA
- the LOC105685372 gene encoding uncharacterized protein LOC105685372 isoform X1: protein MPEFSRRRTMRIFRLGLLSLFCVLISAELTSAKGGHGGHGGHGGHGGSHSSHGGGFHGGSSHGGSHISSHGSFHESSHGSSDDFTGSSGSIHHHSYGFHGRNTLISSGHGQNNYAANPATVTSTEPPAKKRRISWKFGHFDDPQVPPTSLVFASAQRENEKIHHQDKSVDNKGKMPDWAGSAYNRKLLLPSQRD from the exons ATGCCGGAGTTTTCGCGTCGTCGTACCATGCGTATATTTCGCTTGGGGTTGCTAAGTCTGTTTTGCGTCTTGATTTCGGCGGAATTAACCAGTGCTAAAG GTGGGCACGGTGGGCACGGCGGGCACGGCGGGCACGGTGGTAGCCACAGTAGCCATGGAGGAGGCTTTCACGGTGGCAGTAGTCATGGGGGATCGCACATCAGCTCCCATGGATCTTTCCATGAATCTTCCCATGGATCATCAGACGATTTCACGGGTTCATCTGGATCGATTCACCATCATTCATATGGTTTCCATGGGCGCAATACCCTGATATCCTCGGGCCACGGCCAAAATAATTATGCCGCTAATCCCGCCACAGTTACGAGTACGGAACCTCCGGCTAAGAAACGTCGCATCTCTTGGAAGTTTGGACACTTTGACGATCCGCAGGTGCCACCCACGTCCTTGGTATTCGCCTCGGCGCAgcgggaaaacgaaaaaattcatcatcagGATAAGTCGGTGGATAATAAGGGAAAAATGCCGGACTGGGCCGGCTCGGCTTACAATCGCAAATTATTGCTCCCCTCCCAGCGCGATTAG